One region of Micromonospora ureilytica genomic DNA includes:
- a CDS encoding alpha-hydroxy acid oxidase — MDPVHQDFFEGGAGRERTLAANERAFERRWIVPRVLRATGERDLEVTVAGTSLAAPVLVAPTAFHRLAHPDGEAATARGAAAAGAAMVVSMAATQPVEEIAAAGGTLWFQLYPQPDLDFTEYVVKRAESAGCRALVVTVDSPVFGRRERDLRNGFTDLPPGYACENMRDATGRVRSIVMDATAGWDRIAWLRGVTGLPILLKGILHPADARLAVEHGAAGVIVSNHGGRQLDGVIPTLDALPAVVAAVDGQIPVLLDGGVRCGTDVVIALALGAGAVLVGRPVVRALATGGAVGVREALERFTTELDQALALAGARRPADLTPDQVATR, encoded by the coding sequence ATGGACCCGGTTCACCAGGACTTCTTCGAGGGTGGGGCCGGGCGGGAGCGCACCCTGGCCGCCAACGAGCGGGCCTTCGAGCGACGGTGGATCGTGCCGCGTGTGCTGCGGGCGACCGGCGAGCGGGACCTGGAAGTCACGGTGGCCGGAACGTCGCTCGCCGCGCCGGTCCTGGTCGCCCCGACGGCCTTCCATCGGCTCGCGCACCCGGACGGCGAGGCGGCTACCGCGCGGGGGGCCGCGGCGGCCGGCGCGGCGATGGTGGTGAGCATGGCCGCCACCCAGCCGGTCGAGGAGATCGCGGCGGCGGGCGGGACGCTGTGGTTCCAGCTGTACCCGCAACCCGACCTCGACTTCACCGAGTACGTGGTCAAGCGCGCCGAGTCGGCGGGCTGTCGGGCGCTCGTGGTGACAGTGGACTCCCCGGTGTTCGGACGGCGCGAGCGTGACCTGCGCAACGGCTTCACGGACCTGCCGCCCGGCTACGCCTGCGAGAACATGCGCGACGCGACGGGCCGGGTGCGCTCGATCGTGATGGACGCGACGGCAGGCTGGGACCGGATCGCGTGGCTGCGCGGCGTCACGGGACTACCGATCCTGCTCAAGGGCATCCTGCATCCCGCGGATGCCCGCCTCGCCGTCGAGCACGGCGCCGCCGGCGTGATCGTGTCCAACCACGGTGGACGACAGCTCGACGGGGTGATTCCGACGCTCGACGCGCTGCCCGCAGTCGTGGCGGCCGTGGATGGGCAGATCCCGGTGCTGCTCGACGGGGGTGTGCGCTGCGGCACCGACGTGGTGATCGCGCTGGCGCTGGGGGCGGGGGCGGTGCTGGTGGGGCGCCCGGTGGTGCGGGCGCTCGCGACGGGCGGTGCGGTGGGCGTACGGGAAGCTCTCGAACGATTCACCACCGAGCTGGATCAGGCCCTCGCCCTGGCCGGGGCGCGGCGGCCGGCCGATCTGACGCCCGACCAGGTGGCGACCCGGTGA
- a CDS encoding NAD(P)-binding domain-containing protein: MTLDYLIIGAGPAGLQLAALLDAEGKGDYLVLESADGPGAFFATYPRHRQLISINKPHTGTDDPELNLRLDWNSLLTDDPALLFTKYTERYFPDADVMVRYLADFAAKTGVKVSYDTRVTRVSKHDDVFTVEAGDRRWEARAVIVATGVSKTYQPDIPGFELAEGYDVMSVEPRDYLDQKVLIIGKGNSAFETAENLMETTTLIHLAGPSSVRMAWRTHYVGHLRAVNNNFLDTYQLKSANAILDGTIKSIERDGTGYKVTFSFSRANEVVKELHYDRVLACTGFRFDDSIFDSSARPQLAIRDRFPAQTEAWESVNVPGLFFAGTISQERDFKKSTSGFVHGFRYAVRALHRILSRRYDAREWPSDKLAAEPAALTAAVIERVNRTSALWQQFGFLADVLTVAGSEARYHEEVPVDYFVSTGLRTAEHDYDQAFVITLEYGPDHDQVDPFDITVTRVAQDVVGQAHDAAYLHPVVRYHREGQLVSTHHLAENLENQWDRPEVHVRPLREFLGRCLSDAEG, encoded by the coding sequence GTGACGCTTGATTACCTGATCATCGGGGCCGGTCCGGCCGGTCTTCAACTCGCCGCCCTGCTCGATGCCGAGGGCAAGGGTGACTATCTGGTGTTGGAGAGTGCCGACGGGCCGGGGGCGTTCTTCGCCACCTATCCGCGGCACCGCCAACTCATCTCGATCAACAAACCGCACACGGGCACTGACGATCCCGAGCTGAATCTGCGGCTCGACTGGAACTCCCTGCTCACCGACGACCCGGCGCTGCTGTTCACGAAGTACACCGAGCGGTACTTCCCCGACGCCGACGTCATGGTGCGATACCTCGCGGACTTCGCGGCGAAGACCGGCGTCAAGGTCAGTTACGACACCCGGGTGACCCGGGTGTCCAAGCACGACGACGTGTTCACGGTCGAGGCAGGTGACCGGCGCTGGGAGGCCCGCGCGGTGATCGTCGCCACCGGCGTGTCGAAGACCTACCAGCCGGACATTCCAGGATTCGAGCTGGCCGAGGGGTACGACGTGATGAGCGTCGAGCCACGTGACTACCTCGACCAGAAGGTGCTCATCATCGGCAAGGGCAACTCCGCCTTCGAGACTGCCGAGAACCTCATGGAGACCACGACGCTGATCCACCTCGCGGGGCCCAGCTCGGTCCGGATGGCGTGGCGCACCCACTACGTCGGGCACCTGCGCGCGGTGAACAACAACTTCCTGGACACCTATCAGCTCAAGTCCGCGAACGCGATCCTCGACGGCACCATCAAGAGCATCGAGCGCGACGGCACGGGCTACAAGGTCACGTTCAGCTTCTCGCGGGCGAACGAGGTCGTGAAGGAACTGCATTACGACCGGGTGCTGGCGTGCACGGGATTCCGTTTCGACGACTCGATCTTCGACTCCTCGGCCCGGCCACAGCTCGCCATCAGGGACCGATTCCCGGCACAGACCGAGGCGTGGGAGTCGGTGAACGTCCCGGGGCTGTTCTTCGCCGGGACGATCTCCCAGGAACGCGACTTCAAGAAGTCCACGAGTGGTTTCGTGCACGGTTTCCGCTACGCCGTACGCGCGTTGCACCGGATCCTCTCCCGCCGCTACGACGCCAGGGAGTGGCCGTCCGACAAGCTCGCCGCCGAGCCGGCGGCCCTGACCGCGGCCGTCATCGAGCGGGTCAACCGCACCTCGGCCCTGTGGCAGCAGTTCGGGTTCCTCGCCGACGTGCTCACCGTCGCCGGATCCGAGGCCCGCTACCACGAGGAGGTGCCGGTGGACTACTTCGTGTCGACCGGGCTCCGCACCGCCGAGCACGACTACGACCAGGCGTTCGTGATCACTCTCGAGTACGGCCCCGACCACGACCAGGTCGACCCGTTCGACATCACCGTGACCCGGGTGGCCCAGGACGTCGTGGGGCAGGCGCACGACGCGGCGTACCTGCACCCGGTCGTCCGTTACCACCGCGAGGGCCAACTGGTCAGCACGCACCACCTCGCCGAGAACCTGGAGAACCAGTGGGACCGGCCGGAGGTCCACGTGCGGCCGCTGCGGGAGTTCCTGGGCCGCTGCCTCTCCGACGCCGAGGGCTGA
- a CDS encoding cytochrome P450: protein MKAVVALREWIFERVNGTEGIPVPGPLVGPEDFLRVYSDPAADGRSRGAGLSDLFWYWLAPGPQMHQEHLEPGERYRTVARTTRQVLAVPHARSDELATAATRRILDALPAGRVSHVRLRDLMMPIWAEVSYELVFDAPCPRAVRDLVVANADDVVTALKGMGLRHMSRRARLTRYLLERIEAGTCPVVLPPPFTALETAWYLQGAFFNTAVVQMSEAMAHILLCAGSVTDTSDGSLDRIIDETLRVYPLFGIAHRITSGPITVGDHVLPTGSVLLFNYRAHQRTGPAADDEFNPDRWLSLRRQDAHFIPYGVTANRACPARGSAPVQLRAATREVLRRFSVSSSAAHTRSLPSRGPAYLTPRGLPGPSRNRLILMRQRDRIFDVGRSVTQLVCGTWMVVDARRQKLCTHFFEEASA, encoded by the coding sequence GTGAAGGCAGTTGTCGCCCTCCGGGAGTGGATCTTCGAACGTGTCAACGGGACCGAGGGCATACCCGTCCCCGGGCCGCTGGTGGGGCCGGAGGACTTCCTTCGGGTCTACAGCGACCCGGCCGCCGACGGGCGCAGCCGCGGGGCCGGCCTGTCGGACCTCTTCTGGTACTGGCTCGCGCCCGGTCCGCAGATGCACCAGGAGCACCTTGAGCCCGGCGAGCGGTACAGGACCGTCGCGCGGACGACCCGACAGGTGCTCGCCGTCCCGCACGCGCGCTCCGACGAGTTGGCGACGGCCGCGACCCGGCGGATCCTCGACGCGCTCCCGGCCGGTCGGGTCAGCCACGTGCGGCTCCGTGACCTGATGATGCCGATCTGGGCCGAGGTCTCGTACGAGCTGGTGTTCGACGCGCCCTGCCCGCGTGCGGTCCGCGATCTCGTAGTGGCGAACGCGGACGACGTGGTTACCGCCCTCAAGGGGATGGGTCTGCGGCACATGTCCCGGCGGGCTCGCCTGACCCGCTACCTGTTGGAGCGGATCGAGGCGGGGACGTGCCCGGTCGTGCTGCCGCCACCCTTCACCGCACTGGAGACAGCCTGGTACCTCCAGGGCGCGTTCTTCAACACGGCTGTGGTGCAGATGTCGGAGGCCATGGCGCACATCCTGCTGTGCGCCGGGTCCGTCACGGACACGTCGGACGGGTCGCTCGACCGGATCATCGACGAGACGCTGCGGGTCTACCCGCTCTTCGGCATCGCGCACCGGATCACCTCCGGCCCCATCACGGTCGGCGATCACGTCCTGCCCACCGGATCCGTGCTCCTCTTCAACTATCGGGCCCATCAGCGCACCGGTCCCGCCGCGGACGACGAGTTCAACCCGGACCGCTGGCTGTCGTTGCGCCGGCAGGACGCCCACTTCATCCCGTACGGCGTAACCGCCAACCGGGCCTGCCCGGCGCGCGGCTCGGCCCCCGTCCAACTCCGTGCGGCGACCCGGGAGGTGCTGCGGCGTTTCTCGGTCAGCTCGTCGGCAGCGCACACCCGCTCGCTGCCGAGTCGCGGTCCGGCGTACCTGACGCCCCGGGGTCTCCCCGGTCCCAGCCGCAACCGGCTCATCCTCATGCGGCAGCGCGACCGGATCTTCGATGTGGGGCGCTCGGTCACGCAGCTGGTCTGCGGCACCTGGATGGTCGTCGACGCCCGGCGACAGAAGTTGTGCACCCATTTCTTCGAGGAGGCCAGCGCGTGA
- a CDS encoding cation:proton antiporter encodes MTPSELAPRFFIAVAVILLFCKLVSWLLGKVGQPPVVSEMLAGVLLGPSLLGLLWPGAQAALFPAPLLPILYVVGQVGLVLFMFQAGYAFTSHRVTGLAGTAGAVSLAGVAAPLVLGILLVLGMAGFVPIRADGVSLGVSAAFVGVALAITAFPMLARIITERGHTGTRHGLLALASGAIDDMVAWIMLAAVLAFASGSVGPALVCVGGALLFGAALWLGGRRVTGFVIGLPGDRARLLGTVALLFLVAWYTDEIGLYAVFGAFAVGVVMPRSEKTDKVVDTLTPIAATVFLPLFFTYSGLRTEFALLGNLAVLGFAAACVAVAIVGKFGACWAAARMRGEPNGVALRVGALMNARGLMQLIALNVGLEAGIVNPSLFTVLVVVALVTTLMTTPLLTWIERREARAPASTPSLVPAGTP; translated from the coding sequence GTGACCCCCAGCGAACTCGCCCCGCGGTTCTTCATCGCGGTCGCGGTCATTCTGCTCTTCTGCAAGCTGGTCTCCTGGCTCCTGGGCAAGGTGGGCCAGCCTCCCGTCGTGAGCGAGATGCTCGCCGGGGTGCTGCTCGGCCCGTCGCTGCTCGGCCTGCTCTGGCCGGGCGCCCAGGCCGCGCTCTTCCCCGCGCCGCTGCTGCCGATCCTGTACGTGGTCGGCCAGGTCGGCCTGGTGCTGTTCATGTTCCAGGCCGGGTACGCCTTCACCTCCCACCGGGTGACCGGGCTCGCGGGCACGGCGGGAGCGGTGTCGCTCGCGGGTGTCGCCGCTCCACTGGTGCTGGGGATCCTGCTGGTCCTGGGCATGGCGGGCTTCGTCCCGATCCGCGCAGACGGCGTGTCGCTCGGTGTGTCCGCGGCGTTCGTCGGTGTGGCGCTGGCGATCACGGCCTTCCCGATGCTCGCCCGGATCATCACCGAGCGCGGCCATACCGGCACCCGCCATGGTTTGCTCGCCCTGGCCAGCGGCGCGATCGACGACATGGTCGCGTGGATCATGCTGGCCGCGGTGCTGGCGTTCGCCTCGGGCTCGGTCGGCCCGGCGCTGGTCTGCGTGGGTGGTGCGCTGCTGTTCGGGGCGGCGCTGTGGCTGGGTGGGCGGCGGGTGACCGGCTTCGTCATCGGGCTACCGGGCGATCGCGCGCGGCTGCTGGGCACCGTGGCGCTGCTCTTCCTGGTCGCCTGGTACACCGACGAGATCGGGCTCTACGCGGTCTTCGGCGCCTTCGCGGTCGGCGTGGTGATGCCGCGCTCGGAGAAGACCGACAAGGTGGTCGACACGCTGACGCCGATCGCCGCGACGGTGTTCCTGCCGCTGTTCTTCACCTACTCCGGGCTGCGCACCGAGTTCGCGCTGCTGGGCAACCTGGCCGTACTCGGCTTCGCCGCCGCGTGCGTGGCCGTGGCGATCGTCGGCAAGTTCGGTGCCTGCTGGGCCGCGGCCCGGATGCGCGGCGAGCCGAACGGCGTCGCGCTGCGCGTCGGCGCTCTCATGAACGCCCGGGGCCTGATGCAGCTGATCGCCCTGAACGTGGGACTGGAGGCGGGCATCGTGAACCCGTCGCTCTTCACGGTGCTGGTGGTGGTCGCGCTCGTCACGACACTCATGACGACGCCGCTGCTCACCTGGATCGAGCGACGCGAGGCACGCGCTCCCGCTTCTACACCGTCGCTCGTGCCCGCCGGAACCCCGTAG
- a CDS encoding class I adenylate-forming enzyme family protein, whose protein sequence is MPADVWPQPVLDLLAAGGDRPVFEDGPIVTTASVMAGLIRRIMAGLRSSGAGPGVGVTLDLPVTAPAFAATIAAFAVGARVSGWRADLSPAQLSGSLVVDSAQLAALAEHPDDGMPLVAAGRAEDPARITWTSGSTGTPKGVVQTYAAMSAAWVPYPERWPPAIAELATRMQRYLVFGSLASQVMLEYGILALAAGGTLVVAPRPVFPDALVEHRATASVTTVGKLHQLIRDQRANPVDLRHLRALMVSGSPLAPGRLAEALDVLGPVLFHGYGQTETSMISMVTPAEMLTDTATLGTVGRPAVDVSVRDGEIYVRTPTQASSYWQDPDESAEVFVDGWVRTRDLGELDADGYLRLLGRARDVIIVNAQMVHAGPVERALAADAAVAEAYVVGGPDEMTGEAVHAYVVPVAGRTPDPDVLRALVAAQVNDLAVPRTVTVIDRVPLGPSGKPDKSQLPRPDDEM, encoded by the coding sequence ATGCCCGCTGACGTCTGGCCGCAGCCCGTCCTCGACCTCCTGGCAGCCGGCGGGGACCGGCCGGTCTTCGAGGACGGGCCGATCGTCACGACCGCTTCGGTGATGGCGGGTCTGATCCGGCGCATCATGGCCGGGCTGCGCTCGTCCGGCGCGGGGCCCGGAGTGGGCGTCACGCTCGACCTGCCGGTCACCGCCCCCGCCTTCGCCGCCACGATTGCCGCCTTCGCCGTCGGGGCCCGGGTGTCCGGGTGGCGTGCCGACCTGAGCCCGGCACAGCTGTCCGGCTCCCTCGTCGTCGACTCGGCTCAACTGGCCGCGCTCGCCGAGCACCCCGACGACGGGATGCCCCTCGTCGCGGCCGGACGGGCCGAGGATCCCGCGCGGATCACCTGGACCAGTGGCAGTACGGGGACGCCGAAGGGTGTGGTGCAGACCTATGCGGCGATGTCGGCGGCCTGGGTCCCGTACCCGGAGCGTTGGCCCCCGGCCATCGCCGAACTGGCCACCCGGATGCAGCGCTACCTGGTCTTCGGCTCGCTGGCCAGTCAGGTGATGCTGGAGTACGGCATCCTCGCCCTCGCGGCAGGCGGCACCCTGGTCGTGGCGCCCCGCCCGGTCTTCCCGGATGCCCTTGTCGAACACCGGGCCACGGCGAGCGTGACCACCGTCGGCAAGCTGCACCAGTTGATCAGGGACCAGCGCGCCAACCCGGTGGACCTGCGTCACCTGCGGGCGCTGATGGTCTCCGGATCGCCACTCGCGCCGGGCCGGCTGGCGGAGGCGCTCGACGTGCTGGGCCCGGTGCTCTTCCACGGCTACGGGCAGACCGAAACGTCGATGATCTCCATGGTGACCCCCGCCGAGATGCTTACCGACACGGCCACGCTCGGCACTGTCGGTCGTCCGGCCGTGGACGTCTCCGTTCGCGACGGGGAGATCTATGTCCGCACACCCACGCAGGCATCCTCGTACTGGCAGGATCCGGACGAATCGGCCGAGGTGTTCGTGGACGGCTGGGTGCGTACCCGTGACCTGGGGGAGCTGGACGCCGACGGATACCTGCGGCTGCTCGGCCGGGCGCGGGACGTGATCATCGTCAACGCACAGATGGTCCACGCCGGGCCGGTGGAACGGGCGCTCGCCGCCGATGCCGCGGTCGCCGAGGCGTACGTCGTCGGGGGTCCGGACGAGATGACCGGCGAGGCCGTGCACGCCTACGTGGTGCCGGTGGCCGGGAGAACACCCGATCCGGACGTGCTGCGTGCGCTCGTGGCCGCACAGGTGAACGACCTCGCGGTGCCGCGAACCGTCACGGTCATCGACCGAGTCCCGCTCGGGCCCAGCGGCAAACCGGACAAGAGCCAACTCCCACGACCCGATGACGAGATGTGA
- a CDS encoding aromatic amino acid ammonia-lyase, protein MTIKVDLAAPLRLADLRVAAGPVTVVFGDEVRARVATGRTFLGKALGDDRAIYGATTGFGALVGYAGRADQRDQADNTLAHLGAGQGPDLAPDVVRATLLVRAWSLARGASGVSPHVIDALAAMLGTTFTPAMPRFGSVGASGDLIPLGAAAQALRGRGHAYVDGVRMPAADALTKACLEPLPLDGRDALALVNGTSLTTAALGLALDRVRTSHRVVQTLTCLLADLLGCDPQFLDPALLAAYGHPGAIEVGHAMRAASAGLRESGTRPLQEPYSIRCAPQLLGAAEDALRYVDGVVAADLGGVSDNPLFFPADDKVVHGGNFFGQPAAFAADVLTMVIAQVGNLAERQLDLLVDPGRNGGLPPMLAAGPGQQHGLQGVQLASTALIAEIRRDSVPASLQSLPTNLHNQDVIPLGTQAALRALDQAELLRLITGSLGLGLRQAVHVGARRPTAVGCDRTLRALEEIAPIDPDRPLDSDVRRTADILEELEISLISHSYGERRDA, encoded by the coding sequence ATGACGATTAAGGTGGATTTGGCAGCGCCGCTGCGCCTCGCCGACCTGCGCGTCGCGGCAGGCCCGGTCACTGTCGTGTTCGGCGATGAGGTGCGGGCCCGCGTGGCGACCGGCCGCACGTTCCTCGGCAAGGCACTCGGCGACGACCGGGCGATCTACGGTGCCACCACCGGCTTCGGGGCGCTCGTCGGCTACGCGGGCCGGGCCGACCAGCGCGACCAGGCCGACAACACCCTCGCCCACCTCGGCGCGGGCCAGGGCCCGGACCTCGCCCCGGATGTCGTGCGCGCGACGCTGCTGGTGCGCGCCTGGTCCCTGGCCCGGGGCGCGTCGGGGGTCTCGCCGCACGTGATCGACGCGCTCGCGGCCATGCTCGGTACGACGTTCACGCCGGCGATGCCCCGATTCGGCTCGGTGGGAGCCAGCGGTGACCTGATCCCGCTCGGTGCCGCCGCCCAGGCGCTGCGCGGTCGCGGGCACGCCTACGTCGACGGCGTCCGGATGCCCGCCGCGGATGCCTTGACGAAGGCATGCCTGGAGCCGCTGCCGCTCGACGGCCGGGACGCACTCGCGCTTGTCAACGGCACGTCGCTCACCACTGCGGCGCTGGGCCTCGCCCTGGACCGGGTCCGCACCTCACACCGCGTGGTGCAGACGCTCACCTGCCTGCTCGCCGACCTGCTCGGCTGCGATCCGCAGTTCCTCGATCCGGCCCTCCTCGCCGCCTACGGTCACCCGGGCGCCATCGAGGTCGGCCACGCGATGCGGGCGGCCTCCGCCGGCCTGCGAGAGTCCGGCACGAGACCGTTGCAGGAGCCCTACAGCATCCGCTGCGCGCCGCAGTTGCTCGGCGCGGCCGAGGACGCCCTGCGCTATGTCGACGGCGTCGTGGCGGCGGACCTCGGCGGGGTGAGCGACAACCCGCTGTTCTTCCCGGCCGACGACAAGGTCGTGCACGGCGGCAACTTCTTCGGCCAACCCGCCGCGTTCGCCGCCGACGTCCTGACCATGGTGATCGCCCAGGTCGGCAACCTCGCCGAGCGCCAACTCGACCTGCTCGTGGATCCCGGGCGCAACGGCGGACTGCCGCCGATGCTCGCGGCGGGACCAGGTCAGCAGCACGGGTTGCAGGGTGTCCAGCTCGCGTCGACCGCGCTCATCGCCGAGATCAGGCGCGACTCCGTGCCCGCAAGCCTGCAGAGCCTCCCCACCAACCTGCACAACCAGGACGTGATCCCGCTCGGCACGCAGGCCGCTCTCCGCGCCCTGGACCAGGCGGAGCTGCTGCGCCTGATCACCGGTTCCCTCGGGCTCGGGCTGCGCCAGGCGGTGCACGTCGGGGCGCGCCGGCCCACGGCGGTGGGCTGTGACCGCACCCTTCGGGCCCTGGAGGAGATCGCACCGATCGACCCGGACCGGCCGCTCGACTCCGACGTGCGAAGAACAGCCGACATTCTGGAAGAGCTTGAAATCTCTCTGATTTCCCACTCGTACGGTGAGCGCCGTGACGCTTGA
- a CDS encoding NAD(P)-binding domain-containing protein, with product MTHDCLIIGAGPAGLQLATLLERDGHDYVVLEGGPQAGTFFETYPRHRKLISINKVWTGSTDPEFNLRSDWNSLLTDDPGMLFKYYSTRYFPAAEDLVRYLADFARGLNVVYDTRVTSVSKTDDVFTVRAGDHSWTARRVVVATGVSQLYQPPIEGADLAERYDTVSVDPTDFVNQRVLIIGKGNSAFETADALVETAATIHVAGPHSIRLAWQTHYVGHLRAVNNNFLDTYQLKSQNAVLDGTVEQISQREGGGFRVLFRYARTVENLRELEYDRVILCTGFRFDASIFAESARPELVIKDRFPAQTPAFESVNVPGLYFAGTLSQQRDFKKSTNGFIHGFRYATRALHHILRERHHGQPWPSRQIPPTPEAIADSIIARVNVSSALWQQFSVLGDVVTVEGDAARYREEVPVAYLRDAEPDVFAFLVTLEYGPDHDQVDPFDITVSRPAENDATAAHDASYLHPVVRVLRDGQVVAAHHLAENLENNWDLPTVHRQPLEVFVKGVLADAR from the coding sequence ATGACGCACGATTGCCTGATCATTGGAGCCGGGCCGGCAGGCCTGCAGCTCGCGACCCTGCTCGAGCGCGACGGTCACGACTACGTGGTGCTGGAGGGCGGCCCACAGGCGGGCACATTCTTCGAGACCTATCCCCGGCATCGCAAGCTGATCTCGATCAACAAGGTGTGGACCGGGTCGACCGATCCGGAGTTCAATCTACGGTCGGACTGGAACTCGTTGCTGACCGACGATCCGGGGATGCTCTTCAAGTACTACAGCACGCGCTATTTTCCCGCCGCCGAGGATCTCGTGCGTTATCTCGCCGACTTCGCGCGGGGTCTGAACGTCGTTTACGACACCCGCGTGACCTCGGTGTCGAAGACCGACGACGTGTTCACAGTGCGGGCCGGCGACCACAGCTGGACGGCCCGGAGAGTCGTCGTCGCCACCGGCGTCTCCCAGCTCTACCAGCCGCCGATCGAGGGCGCGGACCTGGCCGAGCGCTACGACACCGTCAGCGTGGACCCCACCGATTTCGTCAATCAGCGCGTGCTGATCATCGGTAAGGGCAACTCGGCCTTCGAGACCGCGGACGCGCTCGTCGAGACCGCCGCCACGATTCACGTCGCCGGGCCGCACTCCATCAGGCTGGCCTGGCAGACCCATTACGTCGGGCACCTGCGCGCGGTGAACAACAACTTCCTGGACACCTATCAGCTCAAGTCACAGAACGCCGTCCTGGACGGCACGGTGGAGCAGATCAGCCAGCGGGAGGGCGGCGGATTCCGGGTGCTTTTCCGGTACGCCCGGACAGTCGAGAATCTGCGCGAGCTTGAGTACGACCGGGTCATCCTCTGCACCGGATTCCGCTTCGACGCGTCCATCTTCGCCGAGTCGGCCCGACCGGAGCTGGTCATCAAGGATCGGTTCCCGGCGCAGACGCCGGCCTTCGAGTCGGTGAACGTCCCAGGTCTCTACTTCGCCGGCACCCTCAGCCAGCAGCGTGATTTCAAGAAGTCCACGAACGGCTTCATCCACGGCTTCCGCTATGCCACCCGCGCACTGCACCACATCCTCCGCGAGCGGCACCACGGGCAGCCCTGGCCGTCCCGGCAGATCCCCCCGACGCCCGAGGCGATCGCCGATTCGATAATCGCCCGGGTCAACGTGAGTTCCGCGCTGTGGCAGCAGTTCTCGGTGCTCGGCGATGTCGTCACCGTCGAGGGCGACGCCGCCCGCTACCGCGAGGAGGTGCCGGTCGCCTATCTGCGGGACGCGGAGCCGGACGTGTTCGCGTTCCTGGTCACCCTGGAGTACGGCCCCGACCACGACCAGGTCGACCCGTTCGACATCACCGTGTCGCGTCCGGCCGAGAACGACGCGACCGCCGCGCACGACGCCAGCTATCTCCACCCCGTGGTCCGGGTGCTGCGCGACGGGCAGGTCGTCGCCGCGCACCACCTGGCGGAGAACCTGGAGAACAACTGGGACCTGCCGACGGTGCATCGGCAGCCCCTCGAGGTCTTCGTCAAGGGCGTCCTCGCCGATGCCCGCTGA